The sequence GATGCGACTAGCGCACATGTGACCGAATCTAAAGAGTTGGGTATGGTGATTGCTGAATTCCCTACCACGGTCGAAGCAGCGAAGCGCTCTCACGAATTAGGTTTGAAGGTGATGATGGGAGCGCCAAACGTGATTCGTGGCGGTTCGCATTCCGGTAATGTTGCAGCACATGAATTGGCGTCCTTGGGCGTGTTGGATATCTTGTCATCCGATTATTACCCTGTGAGTTTGTTAGACGCAGTGTTTACGCTGGTCAACGATGAACGTAACCACCTTGATATGGCACAAGCGGTGCAACTGGCGACGTTGAACCCAGCGCAAGCCCTTGGCTTACACGACCGAGGTGTGATTGCAGAGGGTAAACGTGCTGACTTGGTGCTCGCGCATCGTGTTGATGGTCATCAGCTCGTTTCTCGTGTGTGGCGCGAAGGCAAGAAGGTATTCTAATCCATGTCTAAAGGTTACTCATTTGATGTGAATGGGGGGGTGAACGCTGCCCCTAAAGCTGACAAACCGGGTCAGCTTTATTACGTAATTGGTCCTTCTGGAGCAGGGAAAGATTCGATTATCTCGGCGCTGCGTGAGCAGTTCGTCAAAGACTTAGTGGTTGCTCATCGCTACATTACACGTGCGGCCGATGCTGGTGGAGAAAACCATGTAGAACTCAGTGAGGATGAATTCTTTATTCGCTACTCGCGCAACATGTTTGCAATGAGTTGGCAGGCTCACGGCATGAGCTATGGCATCGGCCAGGAGGTTCATCAATGGATGGATGCGGGCTTAAGTGTCGTGGTTAATGGTTCGCGTGCGTATTTGGATGCAGCCAGAGACTTGTTTGACGAGCGGTTAGTTCCCGTTGTAGTGAGCGTTAAGCCTGAAGTGTTAGAAGCACGCTTACGAGCTCGTGGCCGTGAAAGTGAAGCTGAGATTGCCCTTCGATTACAACGTGCAGCGGACTATTGTGTGGACTCTGTGTCGGGAGTGTCGACTCTCAATAACACACTGTGTATTGATAACAGTGGCACGCTTGAACAGAGCATTGCGCAGTTTGCACGATTAAAAGAGCAAGCTGAAAGGCTCGCAGAACCAGCAGGTGGTGTCGCATGAAGTTGACCATGTTAGGCACTGCCAGCAGCGCGATGGTACCAGTTTACGGTTGTGACTGTTCGGTGTGCGTGTCTGCCCTTGAAGATCCGAGCTTAAGGCGCGAAAAGTCATCGGCTTTCCTTGAACATAATGGTAAGTATCTACTGTTGGATGCCAATGCTCCTGATCTTATGTGCCGATTCCCCGCAGGATCGATTGACCAGATCTTACTAACGCATTACCACATGGATCATGTTCATAGTTTGTTTGATCTTCGATGGGGCGCTGGCGATAAGATCTCAGTAATTTCTCCTGATGATCCACTTGGTTGTGATGATCTCTATAAACACCCAGGTATCTTGGATTTTTCATCGCGTGCTCAAGCGTTTAAGCCGTTCGATTGGCAGGGAATCACCGTCACACCATTGCCACTCAACCACTCTAAACTTTGTCTTGGTTATTGTTTTGAATTTGCCGGGAAGCGCTTAGCTTATTTAACTGACACGGTGGGGCTGCCAAAGCAAACTGAGCGTTGGTTGAAAGAGTTTCCTGTCGATTGGTTGATCACCGATTGCAACTCCCCACCGATTGAAGACTCTCAAGTTCGAGCGAGCTCTAATCACAATGACTTCCACCACATACTTGGTATTGATGAGAACTGTCGTCCGAAAAAGCTTGGCCTGATTCATGTTAGCCACCACATGCTTGGATGGGCAGAACAACACCCACACGCCTTTTCGCAGCGATTGCGTATTCTCAACGATGGCGAGGAGATAACCCTATGAGCCAACCTCTTTCCCCAACCTTAAACAGCGAACCTAGCGTTGCTGAAAGCAGTAAGCTACATAACGTTGAGCTAGGGCGTTGGACTGAAATCGCCGACCGTTGTGTGTTAAACAACGTGTTGGTTGGAGATTACAGTTATATTCAAAATGACTGTAATTTGATGTTTACTGAGATTGGTAAATTCACCTCCATTGCAGCGGCCGTTCGTTTGAACCCGAGTAATCACCCATGGTGGCGTCCAACGCTGCATCACTTCACTTATCGCCCAGGAAAGTATCAGTTAGGTGAAGACCCCACTTCATTGGATGATGAGGTATTTTCATGGCGTGAAGAAGACAAAGTGCATGTTGGGCATGATGTGTGGATTGGCCACGGCGTGATTGTGCTGCCGGGTATCACGATTGGTAATGGTTCGATAGTCGGTGCGGGAAGTGTGGTTACGAAAGACGTGCCGCCATACTCAATTGTGGTTGGTAACCCTGCCAAGGTATTGCGTCCTCGCTTTGATGAACCTAGCTATGCTGAGCGATTAGAAAGCCTTGAATGGTGGCATTGGGATGATGAAAAACTGGCTGAAGCATTGCCACTGTTTCAGAAAGATTGTGGCGAATTTCTGAGTCACTTTGAGCAATCTTGAATCGAGTCTCGCTAATCCACTAAACGAAAAAAGCAGCCTCAGCGGCTGCTTTTTAGTATGTATTTACTTGTTTGCTTCTGGTTTAAATCAACGCTTAAATATTAGGTCGCAATATTAAGCTTGGCTTCGACTTGCCCAAGTGCGCGTTGATACATAAACCATGCACATGTTCCGGCAAGCACATTACCTACCATAGCGCCCCAGAATAGGCCCTCAATACCAGCAAGTTGAGAGCCAACCCACAAGCAAGGCAGGAAGAAGGCGAACAGGCGCAGCGCTGAAATCGTCAAGGCGGTGTAGGACTTGCCCAGAGCGTTAGAGACAGAAACCATCAGCATACAGATTCCTAATGGCCCTAAGCTAATAGGCACGATCAGTAGGTGATAGTTTAAAATCGTCGAGACTTCGCTTTCACTGGTCATTAGGTTTGCCAGTCCGCCAGAGAATAGCCAAGTCACTAGCGCTATCACCAACTGGAACCCCAATACGAACATCACCGCAATCTTAACGAGTTTACGTATATTTTCGAGGTTGTTTTCTCCCAACATGCGGCCAATCATCGGAGGCATCGACATCGTTAGTGCTAGCACGGCGACAATCGAGAAGAATTCAAAACGTGAACCCAATGCCCAAGCTGCAACGGCAGCGGTGCCATAGCCAGCAAGCAGCTTAGTGGCGAACATTGATGAAACAGGTGGCAGCAGCTGACTGATCATCGCAGGCCCCATGATGTTACCAATGGAACGAACACTCTTACCAATATCGAGATCGTGCCAATCGAACGTCATCCAATGCTTCTTAGTCACCTTAGGAGCAACGATAAAGATACCCACACCGAAAGCCAAGATGGTCGCAATGGCGGCTCCATTGATGCCCATGTCGAGAGTAAATATGAAAATCGGGTCCAATATTAAGTTGATGATACTGGTCGCGATCATCATTGAACCGGGCAGCATGGTATTACCATTGGCACGACACACACTGTAGAAGAAGTAGAGCAGTGCACCTGTCCAAGAGCTGACTAGCCAATAGATCCAATAAGAATCAATGATTGGCAATACCGTCGGTGGCGCATCCAACAACTGTAAAATTGGCCCACGCAGTAGATAGATGATGATGGAGAAAAGCGCGACACTCACGCTGCCCATCGCAATCACTAATCCACCAAGCTGCTTAGCGTAGCGTGTTTCATTCGCGCCAATGGCTCTAGCGATTACCGCGGTCGTCGCGATTCCTAGCCCGACCTGAATACCAATGATGATCATCTGTATCGGAAGTGTGAAACCTTGAACAGCCAGCGGTAGCACGCCCAGTTGGCCAATAAAAGCACTGTCTACAAGCTGGAAGCTCATTAGGGAAAGCACCCCAAACAGCATTGGCCATGTCATTGTATAGAGTTGTTGGCCAAGAGAAGGCAAGGGAGTTGCGGTAGTAGAATTCATAACACTCTTATCGGTCTTGAAGTTAGGCTTGTTGTGGTGACAAACCTCTCAATGAAGAATTGCGTAAAGGATAACGTAAGGTCAGCTCGATACCAATAATTGTTACCAGATCTAAGCATATTACTTAACTTCGAATTTGGCGGTGTTGGCGCATTGTGGGTTGTGACTTTAGGGAAGCATCTCTCAAACCTTATTTATTTTATAGGCTTATCGTTGTTGGTTAATGTAATTATCAAATCCATAAACTAATATCGTTGGAGAGAAAAGGAATTGCGAGTCAGCAAGCACAGTTTTAACAGCATATTGGAGAGGGAGCCAAAATATGCCGACCACAGAAGAAATTCAGATCAGCCAAGAACAAGTTAGAAAGAACAAGGCGAAGGTACTCGCCAAGATAAACCAACAAGGCATCATGTCTCAGGGCTTTCGCTTGGTTAACGTCAAAGACTACCAACAGAAGCTACAAGCTCTAAAACAGAAAGTCGAAAACTTCGATTACATGAATGCCGCTAACAAGCAGCAAGATCAGGTCATTCTCGACATCATGACCCAGAAGGAAAAGATCCATAACTATCTGGATGAATCATCGAGTCAGAAGTTAGCGAACGGCAACCTAGATTTTGGTTCTCGAAATCAAGTCGCGAATGCCACGCTCAAGAAAAAGCAGCTGTTTCTGATGTTTATGGAGACAGTTGAAGCGCAAGAGGCACTCAGAGAGTTTGCTGTGAAAGTTGCTTCGGTGTGTAACGGGACACTCAAACAGCCTCCCGGTGCTTATCTAGGTGTCAAAGATTTCCATGGTGCACTAGATAAAATCACCAACCGAAAACGTCATTATGATATTGGCGATCTCAAAGATGCAGCGCGCATGACGATCGTGTTTGAGAGTATGGAAGATATGATCGTTGCCAAAGCGATGATCATTTTGACCAAAGAGTTTGTCGAGTTGAAACATCACCAATCTGCGATGAAAGATCGCTACGGCACCAGCCAAGGTGACAATGCTAAATTCAACTGTGGCGCAACCGATGCTGGCTACAAAGACATTAAGTTCTTCTTAAAAATGGCCAATGGGCATATTGGTGAATTGCAGCTCAATACCAAGAACATGATGGTGGCGAAGAAGAACGGTCACATCATCTATGACATCCTTCGAGACGGAGGCAATCTTGATAAGGCATTTACAATCACCAATACAGAAGTGCTCGCTAAGATCAGCCGTAACATGAGTGAAAAGTGGTTCACCTTTATGAACACTCGAGTACCAAAAGCAAGAGATGATTTGATGGCCGTACAGCAGTTAGTCGATCGCTTAAGAGCGAACCTAGGAAGAGGGCAGAACTCACTTCAAGTCAGTTTAGAAGAGATAACCATACTGTCTCGTGTCAGCCTCTATATCTATGAGCAGGGTGATAACGCCAGAGCTTTATTAGAGTAGGTGGAAATAAAAAAAGCCAGTCGGAATGACTGGCTTTGTAGTGTTTACTTTTCGTTGTATTTACTTGTCGAGCAAAGTGTTACTTGTTCGCAACGTTACCAAGCTTCAACCACGTGTCGATAACCGTATCTGGGTTCAACGAAACAGAGCTGATGCCTTGCTCCATTAACCACTCAGCTAGGTCGTCGTGGTCAGATGGGCCTTGGCCACAAATACCCACGTACTTACCTGCTTTAGCTGCTGCATCGATTGCCATTTTCAGCATCGCTTTAACCGCAGGATTACGCTCGTCGAATAAGTGCGCAACGTCACCTGAATCTCGGTCTAGGCCAAGTGTCAGCTGTGTCATGTCGTTTGAACCGATAGAGAAGCCATCGAAGTACTTCAAGAACTCATCAGCCAAAATCGCATTGGATGGCAGCTCACACATCATGATGACTTTCAGACCTTGGTCGCCACGGCGTAGGTTAAACTTAGCCAGAATGTCGATAACCGATGCTGCTTCGCTCGGGGTGCGAACGAATGGGATCATGATTTCAACGTTCTTCAGTCCCATCTCGTTACGAACGCGTTTTAGCGCTTGAGTTTCAAGCTCGAAACAGTCTTCAAATACTGGAGAGATGTAACGAGATGCACCACGGAAACCCAGCATTGGGTTCTCTTCATGTGGTTCAAACGTTTTACCGCCAACAAGGTTGCTGTACTCGTTCGACTTGAAGTCAGACATACGTACGATCACACGCTTAGGCCAGAATGCAGAAGCGATAGTCGCGATGCCTTCAGTTAGCTTGCTTACGTAGAAATCGATCGGATCTTTGTAGCCACGAATGCGCTGGTTGATTTCTGCTTTGATCTCATCCGTTTGCTCATCGAAGTTCAACAGAGCTTTAGGGTGAATACCGATCATCTTGTTGATGATGAATTCAAGACGAGCAAGGCCAACACCTTCGTTCGGGATTTGAGCGAAGTCGAAGGCGCGATCTGGGTTACCCACATTCATCATTACTTTAGTTGGTAGCATTGGTAGCTCATCAACCTCAGAACGTTTGATCTCAAAATCGAGTTCGCCGTTGTAAACGTAGCCTGTTTCGCCTTCTGAACATGACACTGTTACGGTGTCGCCGTCATTCAGGCTGCTTGTCGCGGTCCCACAGCCAACAATTGCAGGGATACCGAGTTCACGAGCAATGATTGCCGCGTGACAAGTACGGCCACCACGGTTTGTCACAATCGCAGACGCTTTCTTCATCACAGGTTCCCAGTCTGGGTCTGTCATGTCGGTTACTAGTACATCACCTTCTTGAACCAGTGACATTTGGTCTAGAGAGTCAACTAAGCGAACAGGGCCAGAACCGATACGTTGACCGATAGCGCGGCCTTCAACTAAGACATCCGCCTTGTTGTTTAACTCGTAACGCTCGATAACGTTTTGGTCACTTTGAGAACATACGGTTTCTGGTCGAGCTTGAACGATGTAAAGCTTGCCGTCGATGCCATCTTTTGCCCACTCAATGTCCATCGGACGTTGGTAGTGCTTCTCGATGATCATCGCTTGTTTTGCCAGTTCTTTGATCTCTTCATCGTTCAATGAGAACTCGTTACGCTCTTGAGTATCGGTGTCGATGATATCAACTTGCTTGCCGATCTCTTGATTGGTTGAGTAGATCATCTTGATCAACTTAGAACCAAACGTTTTTTTAACGACAGGGTAGTGACCCGCTTCTAGCATTGGCTTGTGAACGTAGAACTCATCTGGGTTCACAGCGCCCTGTACAACCATTTCACCTAGGCCCCAAGAAGAGGTGATGAACACCACTTGGTCGAAGCCTGATTCAGTATCAAGAGTGAACATGACGCCTGAAGAGGCTTTGTCTGAGCGAACCATGCGCTGGATACCCGCAGACAATGAAATACCTCGGTGGTCAAAACCTTGGTGTACTCGGTAAGAGATAGCGCGGTCGTTAAACAGTGAAGCGAAGACGTGTTTGGTCGCTTCGATAACCGCATCGATACCTTTCACGTTAAGGAAGGTTTCTTGCTGGCCTGCAAAAGAAGCATCTGGAAGGTCTTCTGCCGTTGCCGATGAACGAACCGCAACAGACAATTCTTCGTTGCCTTCAATCAGTTCGCGGTAGTTATCACGGATGTCTTGCTCTAGTGATTCTGGGAAGGGTGCATCTAGAACCCACTGTCGAATCGTTGCACCTGTCTTACGCAGTGCGTCAACGTCTTCAACATCAAGTTCATCAAGTAGTTGGTGAATGCGCTCATCAAGACCTTTGTAGTCAAGAAAGTTATTAAACGCATAAGATGTGGTAGCAAAACCATTAGGTACCGATACGCCAGCGTTGGCTAGGTTAGAAACCATTTCGCCAAGTGAAGCGTTCTTACCGCCGACTTTGTCGACATCTTCCATGGATAGGCCATTGAACCATAGGGTGTTATTTTGCATTTATTTCTCCAGAAACATAGCAAGCATTGTAGGGATTTAAAGGCAAACGATTACGTATCAGTTTAAAAAAATGTAAATTATTTTTAAAAGCTGTGGGGGACGTAATAGTCAGCAGGGTTTCGTTATATATATTATGGTTCCCATCCTACTCAAAATAATTTTAAACATTAAATAAAAAATGCAAATTGATATTCAAAGTCGTGATGTATTCTATGTTTCTGACGGAACAGCCATAACATGTGAGACTTTAGGGCATGTTGTTCTAGGTCAATTTCCATTCAAAGCTAATGAGAAAACCTTCCCATTTGTAGAAAGTGAGGACAAACTTTCTGATTTATTAAAAGAGATCGAGATTTCATATCGTGCAACAGGCCATGAACCTTTGGTATTTTTCTCGATTGTGATTCCAGAGATAAAACTAAAATTGCTAGAGGCTCCAGCGCACTGCTATGACGTGCTAGAAAGTATCGTTCAGAAAGTTCAGGATGATACTCAAATGGCTCCTGTACCTAAGCTGCAACGTTCACGCAGTGTGAACAAGGATTCGGTTAAGTATTTTGATCGTATTGCTGCTATTGAGTACACGCTTGCGCACGATGATGGCATCACGCTGAAAGGGCTGGAAGAAGCCGACATCATCTTGTTGGGTGTTTCTCGAAGCGGTAAAACCCCAACAAGCTTGTACATGGCAATGCAGTTTGGTTTGCGAGTAGCAAATTACCCATTCATCCATGATGACTTGGCGCGCTTAAAGTTGTTGCCTGAGTTTGAGATCTACCGTCATAAGTTGTTTGGTTTAACCATTGATGCAGAAAGGCTGACGGAAATTCGAGAGAACCGCTTAGCCGGCAGCGAATACGCCAGTGATTCACAGTGTTTGTATGAGCTGCAAACCGTAGAGGCGATGTTCCGCAGAGAGGCTGTGCCGTACATCAATACCTCATCGTTATCGGTTGAAGAGATTTCTACACGCATCCTAGAGCGAACAGGTTTGAGACGCAGGTTGCTTTGATTCTAATCGCTGAGAAGTGCTCGTTGTTGATTTTATAGCTTGTGACCAACAACGAGCCTTATTGCTTAGCGAGTATCACCTCATAACAAAGTTTTCATTGTGCCAATGACTAGGCTTTAATCCTTTACTTACCAGTTGCTCTTTCAATGAGCTGAGCATTGGAGTCGGCCCACAACCGAACACTTGATACATGGACAGTGGCAAAGATAGTTTCTCGCTAATACCATCAGCAGACAGGCGATCCTGTTCACTATCTTGTGTGTGCAATTGAATGTTCTTACTTCCAATTAGATCCGTCACCTTTTGAACCATTAGGCGGTAAAACTTCCCTCGGCCAACAAAAAATAGGTGAACCTCTTGTTCTGGGCTAGCCGTTGCCTTTATCCAAGAAATAAAAGGTGTGATGCCTATACCTCCAGCTAACCATACTTGTGGCTGACTTGGCTTCTTTTTACGCATGAGCTGTCCATAACCACCATCAACGGTGACCTTTTGGCCGACGACTAATTGTGTTTGTAGCGCCTGAGTATGCTTGCCTAAGTTTCGAATAATAAAGCTCAACTGTTGCTCACAAGGATGAGACGTAATAGTAAAAGGATGGAAGTGGGATACCTTATCTAAGTTAAAGTCCAGGTAAGCAAATTGTCCTACTTGGTAATCAATTGCTTTGGATTCAGCTTTAAGGGTGACCTCTACAGCGTTGTCTATCGGTTTGATATCGCTAACCGTGTAGGTGCAGAAACTTTGTTTCTTAAAGGTGATTTTGTAGACCCAACTTGTAATGCCCACAGCGGAAACCATTAGCAGAGTGATACCTGTTGCGCTGGTTAGACTGAACGGCACGTCTGAAAAGAACGTATGGTAAACCGAGATGATAAAAATCGGCCCCATGAGCATATGGGTGTAATACCAAATTCGGTACGGGATCTGGCGGATCATGCTAATACCGCCTAATAAGATCAGGCCATACATCGCCCACTGCCCAACTTCTTCTCCAAAATCAGCAAAGGTTGGATCAATACCATTACCTGCGGGGCCTGGAACCAATAACCAGTGAAAGCTAGCGCCCAGCACACCTGAAATTCCTAGCCATTTGTGCCAAACATAAGCCTTGTCTATCCCCCCAATCAGGCGGTCTAGCCATTTAGTACGACAGCTAATAAACATTGCCATCGCCATGCTTAGCATTGAGATTGCGGCAAAAAATGCAGGGACTTTTCGAGTCAGCTCGAGCTCGACAGGTAATATGAACCAGATAGACAGTGATACGAATAGGGTTAGCAGTGTGGTTTTTAAAGTACTCATATAGGGCTCTAGCAATACAGGAATACATATATCGTACGAGTGTCAGTATGAATGAATTGTGAATGATATTGTTGGAATTGATTAAGGTAGGAAATAGAACGGAATAGAAGCTAAAAGCAGACCGCAGCCTCTAGCTTCTCACAGGAAAAGCGTTCTAGCGGAGTAAAGACAGCTTTAGTGCTTCACTTTGCTTTTCTAACCAACGTTCTAGCGCTGGTGGCCATGTGATGCTTGGTTCGACGCAGAAACCACGCAACATAGAGAAATACACCGCTTGATCGATAAGAGGCAGTGATGACTCACCATTCTCTAGGTTCAGCAGAAGCTCAGCATCTTTCAGTAATGGGTTAATTTGTTCTACAAACTGTGGTGTTTGTTCAATCAGCTTATCGAAGTTGAGTTCTTCGGTTTCTTTGGCTGCGCGCCACGCTGCTTTGCTTGCTTCTGATTGGTATTCAGCAAGGTCTAGTTTCCACCAACGTGGTAAACCGATGCGTTGGCTTAGCGGGAATGCGCGGCTTTGGAACAGGGTGACTTGTTCTGATGGTACACGTTGTTCATCACTTGATTTCATGTCCATGAAGTAAGCGATGATATCTAAGCTTTCCGCCATGATAGAGCCATCGTCTTTCTGTAAGACAGGCACCATCTTTTTACCGATCAAATCGATAAGGGTTTGGGCGTCATCATAATCCACAGAAACAAGCTCGATGTTCAAGCCTAGAGATTGAGCGATGTAGGCAACTCTTGCACAGAAAGGGCAGTGGTCGTAAATATAAAGCTTCATAGCTTCCCTTAGTTTAGGTCATTATAAATATAAGTTAATGCTAATATACCAGAAAGTATTACGAACATTAAGCATCAATAAACATTAAGCATCAATAAATCCTAAGCACCAATAAACAGTGATCATCAACCGACAATAAGTACTTGGTATAAATACTCTTGGTTCATTTTATTGTCCGTTGGGTTCGGTTTTACTGCAACGAGTAAACTAATGGGAAGGTTGGTGGGAAATAGCAGGCACAAAAAAGGCTCTGGCAATCCCCTCTAATGCAGAAGAGTGAGATCAGCCAAAGCCTGTATTTTGTTACTTTTAGCAGATGGTCTACTAAAAGAGCAAAGTGGTTAAACTATGCTTTTTTAAGATCTTGCATTGGGTAAGTAAGCGTCATTGCGCCTTCTACAGTTGTAACGTGAACGTAGCCGCCACCAGCGCTTAGGCCAGTTACTACCATTTCACCAAGTTCAACACCCTTTGTTGCTACAACGCGATCATCAACTGAAAACACTTTACACACCTTCAATAAATTAAATAAGTACGATAGATATCGAACGCGGATTTAAACAGATGACTCTCTAATCAACTAATCCAGTTGTTTATCGTAAAGATTAAATTTGGTTATGTATAAATGACTATTTCTTAGTTATCAGACCATTAGCGTATTTGTGGAGTCTATTTGTCTGCAGGGTAAACGACACCAACTTGCTGACGCATCTCTGTAATTAGTTTGCAAACGGTTAAAGCGCGCTGTGTTGTTTGAGCTTTGGTTGATTGATCGCCATGGATACAATCGGCAAAGGCTTGCGCTTCATAACTCATTGAGTTTTCACTTTGATGTTGAGTGAGGTTTTCTACCGTGCCATCACGATAGCGGATCTTAACGTCGGTGCATTCAGCGATGTGATCGATAATGATCGCCCCTAGTTCACCTTGGATCTCACTAGGCGCATAGGAATCACTGACCTTAGAGTGCGCGAGAGTCACATCAAATTCAGGGTATTGGAAGATCGCACAGCCATGAGCATCCACGCCAGAATCAAGCAACTTAGCAGAGGCTTGAGCAACTTGAGGCTTGCCAAACAGCGCCACCGAAGCGGCTACACAATAGAAACCAATGTCGACCATTGAGCCGTTTGAGAAGGCAGGGTTGAACGTATTTGGATTTTCACCGTTGAGGTACTTTTGGTAGCGCGATGAATATTGGCAGTAATTGATGTGCGCTTTATGCACTTTGCCTATTTTTTCTAACCCAAGTTGGATTTGCTTAAAGTTCGGTAGGAACTGAGATTTATACGCTTCAAACAGCACCACGCCGTTTTGCTCTGCGACTTCAAACATTCGAGTGGCTTCATCAATATTCGACGCGACAGGCTTTTCACAAATCACATGCTTGCCGTGCTTCATCATTAAAATCGATTGCTCACAGTGCATTGAGTTTGGAGACGCGATGTAAACCGCTGAGATTGTTTTGTCACTGGCTAATGCTTCGAGAGAGTCATAAGTCGTTTTAACGTCAAACTCTTGTGCGAACTGTGCCGCGTTGTCTAAGTTTCGTGAATAAACCGCAGCAAGTTGCATCGATTGAGTTTCATGGGCAGCTTGAACAAACTTTTGTGTAATCCAATTGGTTCCAATTACAGCAAACTTAATCATATAGGTATCCAGTCGTTAGTAGTCGTTAGTGTCTTGATTCTGCAGAGATAGTAGCATTCAAAGGCTGTCAATGTGCCTTAGATTTGCGGAACAATTCCCGTTTAAATACAGCCTAATATCCATTTTTGGCCTCAATAACATACCTGAGTTGGCTAGGACAACGGTGCACAAGTAAGTCATTTTTGCTAAGGTATTATGGAATTCAAACAAGGTGATGATATGCAAATCCGTACCGCAAAGGTAACTGACATTCGCTCTATTTTAGTGCTTTCTGAGCAGATAAACCGTCAACATCATCTTGGCGCACCTATGGTGTTTGCACCACCGTCACGAAGCCTTGGCGACAGCGAAGAGTATTGGTTGGGGCTGATGATAGACCCGCTTGGTTCCTTCTTTGTTGCGGTTCAAGACGAAGAGGTCGTTGGCTTCCTTGCCGGTAAAGTGACGCAGAACAAAGGGGTGAGCTTTATTCAGTCGCATAAGGTTGCGCGGGTGAACACGATAGTGGTCAATGATCAAATTCAAAGCCAAGGTGTCGGTAAGGCGTTGATGAAGTCATTCAATCAATGGTCACAAGCCAGAGGAGCGATAGAGCTTCGTTTGGAAGTGATGGAGTTTAATCAGCAAGCTCAAAGCTTCTATGAGTCGTTAGGAATGGAAACTCAATCTCGAACCATGTCTATGAGCTTAGAGGGGATATAGAGGTGAGGTGGTTTTTGCCTTTATCACTGTACTTACTCTTTGCTAGTTCTCTGGTTTATTCAGCGACTTCCTCTGCTACTGATGCGCCGCAATATGTAAAGCCGCCAGCAGCACAGAAGCTTGTAGTCGAGAAAATAGTCTCGGATGCAACGGCGATAGAAACTATCGTGTTTGAGTCAGCACCTTCTCGCTCCCAAGGTGTCTCAACGTCTCCAGCGAACTCGAATTCCAAGAATGTGATTATTGTGGATGACGTTCTTGAAAGTGGCTCTGACAACAATTCTGACGACAATAAGAATAAGATTGCTCAGCTTTCTCAAGGTTCATCGAAACGTCCACCTCGAAGTTCATCTCAACAGTTTTACAACTTACCTAATATTGCTTCAGAGATAGACCCGCTACTTCAAGTGGTCACTTTGGTTAAGGTCGATAAATCGAAGCGTCGAATGTACTTATTTAAAGACGATGAGGTCGTACAGGAGTTTCGTATCGCCTTGGGTAAGCAGCCAAAAGGGCATAAGCGATTTGAAGGTGATAATCGAACTCCCGAAGGGCAATATAAGCTTGATTATATTATGGAAGAGTCTGATTTTTATCGTTCAGTACACATCAACTACCCACAATCTGCCGACAGAGAGTGGGCCGAAAGACACGATGTGAGTCCTGGAGGA comes from Vibrio bathopelagicus and encodes:
- the phnN gene encoding ribose 1,5-bisphosphokinase, with the protein product MSKGYSFDVNGGVNAAPKADKPGQLYYVIGPSGAGKDSIISALREQFVKDLVVAHRYITRAADAGGENHVELSEDEFFIRYSRNMFAMSWQAHGMSYGIGQEVHQWMDAGLSVVVNGSRAYLDAARDLFDERLVPVVVSVKPEVLEARLRARGRESEAEIALRLQRAADYCVDSVSGVSTLNNTLCIDNSGTLEQSIAQFARLKEQAERLAEPAGGVA
- the phnP gene encoding phosphonate metabolism protein PhnP, which produces MKLTMLGTASSAMVPVYGCDCSVCVSALEDPSLRREKSSAFLEHNGKYLLLDANAPDLMCRFPAGSIDQILLTHYHMDHVHSLFDLRWGAGDKISVISPDDPLGCDDLYKHPGILDFSSRAQAFKPFDWQGITVTPLPLNHSKLCLGYCFEFAGKRLAYLTDTVGLPKQTERWLKEFPVDWLITDCNSPPIEDSQVRASSNHNDFHHILGIDENCRPKKLGLIHVSHHMLGWAEQHPHAFSQRLRILNDGEEITL
- a CDS encoding DapH/DapD/GlmU-related protein, translating into MSQPLSPTLNSEPSVAESSKLHNVELGRWTEIADRCVLNNVLVGDYSYIQNDCNLMFTEIGKFTSIAAAVRLNPSNHPWWRPTLHHFTYRPGKYQLGEDPTSLDDEVFSWREEDKVHVGHDVWIGHGVIVLPGITIGNGSIVGAGSVVTKDVPPYSIVVGNPAKVLRPRFDEPSYAERLESLEWWHWDDEKLAEALPLFQKDCGEFLSHFEQS
- a CDS encoding MATE family efflux transporter — translated: MNSTTATPLPSLGQQLYTMTWPMLFGVLSLMSFQLVDSAFIGQLGVLPLAVQGFTLPIQMIIIGIQVGLGIATTAVIARAIGANETRYAKQLGGLVIAMGSVSVALFSIIIYLLRGPILQLLDAPPTVLPIIDSYWIYWLVSSWTGALLYFFYSVCRANGNTMLPGSMMIATSIINLILDPIFIFTLDMGINGAAIATILAFGVGIFIVAPKVTKKHWMTFDWHDLDIGKSVRSIGNIMGPAMISQLLPPVSSMFATKLLAGYGTAAVAAWALGSRFEFFSIVAVLALTMSMPPMIGRMLGENNLENIRKLVKIAVMFVLGFQLVIALVTWLFSGGLANLMTSESEVSTILNYHLLIVPISLGPLGICMLMVSVSNALGKSYTALTISALRLFAFFLPCLWVGSQLAGIEGLFWGAMVGNVLAGTCAWFMYQRALGQVEAKLNIAT
- the ppsA gene encoding phosphoenolpyruvate synthase — encoded protein: MQNNTLWFNGLSMEDVDKVGGKNASLGEMVSNLANAGVSVPNGFATTSYAFNNFLDYKGLDERIHQLLDELDVEDVDALRKTGATIRQWVLDAPFPESLEQDIRDNYRELIEGNEELSVAVRSSATAEDLPDASFAGQQETFLNVKGIDAVIEATKHVFASLFNDRAISYRVHQGFDHRGISLSAGIQRMVRSDKASSGVMFTLDTESGFDQVVFITSSWGLGEMVVQGAVNPDEFYVHKPMLEAGHYPVVKKTFGSKLIKMIYSTNQEIGKQVDIIDTDTQERNEFSLNDEEIKELAKQAMIIEKHYQRPMDIEWAKDGIDGKLYIVQARPETVCSQSDQNVIERYELNNKADVLVEGRAIGQRIGSGPVRLVDSLDQMSLVQEGDVLVTDMTDPDWEPVMKKASAIVTNRGGRTCHAAIIARELGIPAIVGCGTATSSLNDGDTVTVSCSEGETGYVYNGELDFEIKRSEVDELPMLPTKVMMNVGNPDRAFDFAQIPNEGVGLARLEFIINKMIGIHPKALLNFDEQTDEIKAEINQRIRGYKDPIDFYVSKLTEGIATIASAFWPKRVIVRMSDFKSNEYSNLVGGKTFEPHEENPMLGFRGASRYISPVFEDCFELETQALKRVRNEMGLKNVEIMIPFVRTPSEAASVIDILAKFNLRRGDQGLKVIMMCELPSNAILADEFLKYFDGFSIGSNDMTQLTLGLDRDSGDVAHLFDERNPAVKAMLKMAIDAAAKAGKYVGICGQGPSDHDDLAEWLMEQGISSVSLNPDTVIDTWLKLGNVANK